The window GAAGACAGTTCCTAGACCAAGCACTTCAATGGATAGGGATGAGCAGTTTGGAGATGGTGAAGCACTTCAAAATCCAAAAGGGATTATTTTCAATGGGAAGAATGGTAACAAAGGACAAAAGAACTATATGTTTTATACTTATTTGAAAGAAAGATTCTCAACTCTTCATATTAACAATGTTTTACTTTGAATGGAGAGTTCTTTGATGAATATTGGAGAAGATAAGCATGAGAAATGTTCTATTCTTAGATGGTATCTTGAAGTTTGAATAACCGTTCTTGGAGTTATAAAGTATTTCACATTCAATACAGGGGGGATATAGAggttatgttatgttttatgtataaGACTTCAATAAGAGCTTTACTTTGTATATCTTACCGAAGGGTTGTTGTCCATATTGAAGGATATGCTCATTCGATATATCTATGTATTTCAATGTTGACTTATATAGAATTCCTTTGATGTCGAAGTCACATTGTATTTTTGCAGTCTGTTGATAGCACCATAAATAATGTTGTAGTCCAGGGTATGTGTACACACTTTTTCACACCTTTAAAACTTGTATCTTATATTGCTTCCAGGCTGAATTTGAGCAGAAacatatttatttacattttgtGTTTATTCTCTTTACCAAATTCGATATTTGATTGAATCCATTACTAATCAATATCTAGAATAAAGGAAtaattgatcacttatctaagggatAAAATTGATTAAGATCAAGTGTTTTGTAGTTGCAGTGGATGACTAACTCTCTGTTAGTTATTTGAGAAGTATTAAGACCTTAAAAATTTAATGACTAGTCCAAGTGGGAAACAACTGGAAATAGTGTCCAAGGTCGTTAACTAGGTGgtaatatttataaataataataggGTACTTTGGGGTTGGTCTCATGTCAAAAATAACATTAAGGAAATTCTGAAAATAAGTTGTTAATTTATTAaggaattaataaataaattagaaattatttggataattaattaaattgtttttaattaattaaaggaaaAGAGTATTAATTAATCCAAGAGATTAATTGGAATATTTGAGAAGCTCATTGAGAGTTCATATGGGCGATTTCTACATGTTCTTGGATAAGGATATGGCAGGTTTCCGATAAGGTAAGGATAATTCTTAAGAGTTTGAAACCCTAAAGGATTTATTTGCTACCTACAAATAAAGGGCTTGGGATTAAACCCTAGCATACCTTTTGGAGCTTCAAGTTTCGTTCTCCCCTCTCTCTTTCTTCCTTGTTTGCTTTTGGAGTCTTGGATCTGACTACATTAGAGGAGTTATCCTTTGGGCTCTTCATCCTTTGCAAGAGATGAGCATCACATGATCCAAGGATCAAAAGATAAGTATTTTAtccttatttttgtttaatttaaaagtacattgctaaaactagtaaaacctagatcctatagtgcatgtacacttaggtaaatccttagatTACTCTACTACATTCTTGATGTGTATTTGATGCTATTAAAACCCAACAAAATCCTATTTCCAGTATCATATGCTTagttggttttttgaattttagttcaagtgtttatagttttagaaTTAAAACCTACCTATTTACTTTGCTGCTTTTAGTTAACTAATACTTATATTTTATGAACCAAATCATATCCATTCCCCCTAAGTTCTCCTACGAGGTTTTAACATTCCTAAACTACTATACAATTCTTATAAAACCTTTTAGAAAGGTAAGAATAATTTTAAACACATCAATGCTCCTAACCAGTTTGAACACAACAACAAAATCTAATGAAGAAAACCAAAAAATACACAATGATGTACATGGTTCACTTTATAATCAAGCTATATCCACGTGTAAGCTAGAAAGATTATTTTATTGATTTAATGCTAATACATTGACGGTGTATTAATTGCACTCATAATAAATCTCTACATTAGGGTTACAATTAAATAAGATATTTATACTAGAGTTGACCTAAATATCCTAAGAATCAGAGCCAGCGTAATGAGCCCTCTACAAAAGATTCGATTAACATGTTCTCCTATATAAGAGTTCCGAAAATCCGACATACATGCGCCGAACTATTATAACTAAACATTTCGAAGAAACTTATCTTCGCTAAGAACTATTTTGCAAACTAAGTTAAGATCCTTCTACCTTTTGTATTCTTCGATCTCCTGAAAACTCCTGTCTACAAAAACTTTTAGATTCCGCATAGAGAATTCACCCGAGTCGGTATGATGTGTTTCATACTACGAACCTCAAACAGTAACCCTTTAAACTTTCCGTTTAGATTCTACAACTAAAAATTgagatttttttctttttttaaattaatacatattacTATGTCTCTACTTCACAAATAGTTTGTATGTTGGACAAGAAACTAAATAAATGTTCATCATTTTAAGAAATATAATATTGTATTAGTTGTATTATGTTTAATTGGTATTTTTTaacaattatagtttattaaatgaATCATCACCATCAATGTATGAGATATGACCATTTGTaacttttttttagatttttttcatAACAAAAAATAGCTTCATAGTGTTTGTATTGCTCAAATCTTTACTCCATTAAACCACAAGTCTGATCAATTATGTAcacaaaatatttaattattaatgatTTTTAAAGTGAAAGATGAAATATTAGTTTTGATAACTTACCGTCACTCTCGTTAAATGTTTTTTCCTAAAATttcttatattattatttttctcaAGAAACACTCGTGAAATTTCAATATTAGAAACTATAAAACATGAATGAGATTAATACCAtacaattatattttaattaatttattatttttttggctTCTAGTGTTTATAAATAtgatattaaaggaaaaataatCGGATATTCCTTACAACCGGATGCCCCATATAACCGCACCATTGACACCCCAGGGCCGCCATTAATTTCCTCCTAGGGTATTATCATATATGTTAATAGGAATTTGATAGGGATTTGGTTTGgccttttttttctataaattgataatcatacatacttataaaagaagcatttttccttgattcttatgcatttgaaaccccctaaTTTGATTTCCTTGATTattatgcatttgaaacctccaaaTTTAATTAATACCACTCAAAAGactttttaataataattattaattggTTCTTTAATGTAAAAATAATATGAACAACATCAAACATAACAAGACCAAGTATAAATACGATGAATAATAGGAACATCTTTGTCATATTTTGCAAGGATTAAAGACCTTTAGAGAAGGAAAAAAGACTTTTATGTGTGTATTGTTTTTCATacaaatttcaatatatatatatatatatatatatatatatatatatatatatatatatatatatatttgtttttaccAACTGTTCAATGTGTGGTTGCTTCTGGTATGTCACATGTTATATTCGGAAGTAAAAACTTTTGCATAAAGATGCACTTAATTCCATTCACTACAGGTACTAAATTAATATTtgactcacacacacacacaaacaaatcTTGCTGAGCATTTTAAATTATTTGAATAGATTCGGTTTTCATCATCAATCCTTAACAATGGAAATTATCTCTACCTTCACCATTTGACACTTCCATATGTATCCATGCGTGTAAGAACTTCTATTTTtcttaagatttttttttgttaaaaccaTTTTAATATCTAAGAATATAAAAAAAGATGGAAAACAGTGAAATATTCATCCTTGGTATCACAAGGTGGATTTATTGAACCCTAGAAGATATTGGAAAATATGAAGTCATATTAGCAAATGTATTGCTACATATAAATTGTTTTACATGTCAATTGGTCTTAGTTTCCACTAAAGTCATGATTTCCTATTTGATCCTATAAAATATCACATGTGAACTAAAGGCAGGTCATGTATATTTTAATGTTGTACTGGTATTAACCGATACCAATGAGTTGACATGCTCCTTTTCGAGTCATGAGAATGTAATCCTTTTAGCTTtcatttttttgtatatatacatTTAGTTTGAACCAAGCATTTGTGTGGCATGGGTGTGTTTCTATTAGTCTCTAATGGAAATTAGATGTTGGTATCCAGACTATGCCTATGTGGTTTTAGTTTACTGATGTTGGAATATGAAAATTAATATGATGCATCGATATGCATTTAACAAATAATAAgtacatcacattatttccttAATCGATATTAATGGATATGAATGTCACTTTATGCATTTGCAGTAGCGTAATCGGGATTGAATCCGAGAAGTAGAGTTGTGTGGTGATAAACAAACATAGATTTCGTAGTATTTGTTGGATGTTTTGGCTTTGATAGAAAAGAACCCATCAAatacaaaaaacaaaacaaaaaaaaaaaaaaaaaaaaaaaaaaaaaaaaaaaaacattaatatatttctaaaaatgaaaacgTTGTATTTTGAATAACATGAAATAGTAGGGTAAAATATGAAAggtattatgatataaatatcaataacatatattaatatttatttgTCAAAATTTTAAGCATGTAATTTTATGTTGCGTAACGCACGGCTATTCGCCTAGTATATTAATAAGTCTCTACTTCTCAAACATATTAACAGTCTTTACTCAACTCCTCAGAACATTGTCTCATGTTAGTAGGAATTTGATAGAATTTGATAGGTATTTGCTTTGGCCTAGGACTTTATATTATTCCCAAAGATAGCAACTTAAAATTTATTAGTTGTTTAGAAGTTAGAGATTATGGAGGGAATTTGAAACCACCTTACTCTCTTTATTCGTCAGGTATTTTACTCTTTTTATATTCTTTTAtcttataataacaataattgCGCTTTTCTTTAAACACTTTCAACTTTGTTTTTTCTTCAAAATACTTCATTCcacattgtcttctattgtgagATACCTCAAAATTGTCATGTCGTGACCAATGGTCACTTTCACTTCTTACACTAGTGACCACAGCCAATAATGACCACATGATTAAGAAATGTATATACTTCTATAACTAATCGaccattttaaacaaaaaattatatTATAAGAGAAACATAAAAGTTCCATAACCAATCAACCATTAGTTTACGATTTAATACTAAATACGCACGTTAAAAACAAATTTTAGATGAAGCCAACTACATCTTGCCATCACTTTTACCTACCAGAACATTTTCTGTTCCTAtcatagtattattattattattattattattattattattattattattattatttctaagAAATAAAATAGTTTTTTCGTCGTATCCGATATGTTGCTAATTGGACTGGATTATTGTCAACATAAAGATTATTCTATATATATGAATAAGGACATATGAGCTAGACTGGGTGGGTAGGTTACGACCTTGACGATGACATATGGAAGCTACTAGAGCTAGTCGAAATGACCATACATTGATGTTTTAAGTGATTTAAGAGGAAGATGGCTATTTTGATAAGGTGTTTAAGATATCATAGGAGATAGGACTGCTTAATAACACATCGAttaaaatttgtttttgaaatATTAATGTCTAAATCACACTTTAGTGAATATAAATAGGGGATGCAAGCAATTCCTCATACCATAAGTACATTAGAGAAACCTCCAAATGGGATCAATATTTCAAATTCTCCTTGTTCTCTTCATGCTTTCCTTCAAAGGTACTGATATTAATTATTTTTCTATTAATAGATTATATTCTTATCATGATTTTCCAATCTAGTCAACTATTTTAACTTTATCATAAAAAAGTTGATATTGTAAAAAATTTCTTGTAGGCTACGGTCAATGTGAAATAAAAGACATAACCGTTGGAACAGAAAGGACTTCTGAACAAATACAAGGTAAACAAGAATGGAAGGTGAGTTTCATAAACACTTGCAGATGCTCTCAACAAGCCCTTATCGTCTCTTGCAACGGTTTCCAAACTGTTGAGAAAGTTGATCCAAGCATCTTTGCACGTGTGGGGAATAACAATTGCATCGTTAATGGAGGTCGGGCTATTGCACCTTTCATGACGGTCCAATTTCTTTATGCCTGGGACCCTCCCTTCATTTTCGTGCCAATATCGTCTCAAGTTCAGTGTTGAGGGGTATTTATGTAACTATTAAAAAAAAGTCATGAATTAAGAAGTGGGGtttcttatcttaattgattacTTGATCCCATGATCGATCTTCGCAGCATATTGCATCTTTTGCCGGTTCATATTAAAATCAAAATTGTGTATTCAAGGCCATGTTTGTTATGAGATACATAACATGTCACTGGTTTAAATTCTGCTTGCCATGAAATTAAGTGGGAGTATGTCTATAGAAAACAAttatatttcaatttttttagaaaaatgggACATTGACTTGCTCTTGAcgctaatagaaaaaaaaaagggtGTTTCCGACGGAAAATTCCGTCGATATTCCGTCACTAAACGCGTCTACCGAAGGGCTTTGTGTGGTAGGAAAAAGCCTCATGGGTAATTATTTGAGACGGATTTCCAAAGGATTTGTGACGGATTACCCACTGAAATTTACTTGTGAAATACACCAGACAGATTGGTGACGAAATCTTCTTTGACCAGGTTTGACCATATCTTCTGACCGATTACCGACGAACGATATTTTACAACGGATTACATACACACTTTAGTTACGGATATTTCTCTCACTAATTTGTCACTAAAATGATTTAAATttgacaaaactacaaaaatagtCTTGTGGTATACATTTTTTTCCGGTTCTGGTCTAAACcttgacttttttggattggtggttcttttgagctagtttcattacgtattttgtccctcaaaaaattgaaatgactataatacccttggggtatttgaTTCGTTTTCTATTTCCTTTCATTTTTTAAAGACTAATAGTTTGTTTtaataagacaaaattgcaagaatggtccctgtggtatgtcaaaactagcaatTTTGGTCAAAAATGGGTTTGGCTTGCaaggatggtccaatagtttctttttgttgcgagtttagtctaatatcctatgaacttttttataatgacgaatttgcctcttattattttattttccattttttcttttattacaacaattaaaaccaattaaaaataaaacaaaaataaaatctctctctctctctctctctctctctctctctctctctctctctctctctctctctctctctctctctctctctctctctctctctctctctctccagaaGAAGAAGAACAGCCAAGGACCACCTCTTTTTTGCTTTCGTTCTTCTTCGTTCTCCTTTCAATCCAGTCGTTTCTCTTTCCCCCTTGATTTGTGGCCACCGACGACGAGAGGAGAGCCAACAGGAGTTCGTCGGAGATCGACTCCCTTCTCGAGATCTATTTGATCACCAGACCACCATTTTGACTACTTCTATTTGTGTTCCTTCTTCCCTCTCCCGATCAGTGAAGACGAAGAGTAAACCCACAGAGGGTCGTCGGTCTCAACGGGCCCCCTTGCATCTCATTGCGATTTCCCAGCCACACCGGAGCTCCCGTCGATCTGCCTTTTGTTAGAATCGATGGTGGGTATGGTTTTGtgattggattttgtttcagatCGACCCTTCTTCATATTCGTTTCAAATTTGGAACCAAGAACATACCTACCTTCAACTTTTGGATTTGGGTTTTATTTCAGATCCAAAACAAGAACGAAGAACACCCATTGCAGATTTGGATTTGGGATGTTGGATGGTGGTGGGTCACGACATGGGAGGCAGAGGAGCTTCCATAGTCGACTGTGGTGGCTCTCTTCTCTGGAGAAGTGAAAAACAAGGGATATACGAGTTGGAGATGAAAGGGAGGTCGAGGAAAGGATTCTGACGGCATCGGCTATGGTTTGTTCTTGAGTTCACCCATATCTGATGAACACACACCAAATCAGATctaacacgcacacacacacacacaatcagATGAACATACACACACAATAAAATCAgatctctctatctctcatgtaTTTTAGAGGTGTTTTCAGAGGGAACAAACGTTCCAGATTTGGGTCAGAAACCTTATCGGAGGTGGTAATGACATTAGTTTAGCCTATTTGTGATGATGGTGGGATCGATGACTTCATTAGCAGATCATAATAGGTAGGGCAGTTGATGACTTAACACAATAACTAGGGCCTCATAAGATCTCGACATCACAAACCCTTTGGAACTATGACTGTTATCAAGCTTGAAGGACGAATGGAAGTAAAGGGGTGTCGATGACATTACAGGTGGGTGAATCCATTATTGATGATTTCTAAATTGATTATAAAGAGTATTCTTAAGTgtgtatatgtttgtatgtggagttcttgataaaaaaaactcaaaatgtGTCAAGGGcatgattttgatttttaaagaagatgaagatatGTAAAAAAGATGATGATGGTGTTTTGTGGATTGTCttctggagagagagagagagagagagagagagagagagagagagagagagagaggagattttatttttttctttttctttttttgatttctataataaaaaaatttaaaaagggAAAATACCAAGGGCAAATGCATcattataaaaagttttaaaatttttggattaaattcgcaacaaaataaaactattggaccatccttgtgagccaaacccattttggaccaaagtTGTTAGTTTTAAcataccataaggaccattcttgcaattttgtcttttaataattaaaaaaaataagtctctctctctctctctctctctctctctctctctctctctctctctctctctctctctctctctctctctctctctctctctctctatatatatatatatatatatatatat of the Lactuca sativa cultivar Salinas chromosome 6, Lsat_Salinas_v11, whole genome shotgun sequence genome contains:
- the LOC111914069 gene encoding TPD1 protein homolog 1B, coding for MGSIFQILLVLFMLSFKGYGQCEIKDITVGTERTSEQIQGKQEWKVSFINTCRCSQQALIVSCNGFQTVEKVDPSIFARVGNNNCIVNGGRAIAPFMTVQFLYAWDPPFIFVPISSQVQC